The DNA region ttataaacaacaaaaaattattttcataatatattatttaattgaattatgcatataaaaataatctaattattttaatttgaaaaattcttgattattttaattaatgttcttCATTTTATTAGTCGTGTCAAtactaaattaactaaaattaataataaggactaaaagagaacATCCTCCCTGGTGcgagcggtaaagttgtgccttggtgacttgttggtcatgggttcaaaTCCGAAagtccttcaaaaaaaaaaaatagagaacactaaaaaaatatcagaatctaaaagtaaaaaaaatggtaagAACTAAAATCACACAAAGTATATTTGCAAGCATTTTAAACACATTTAAGCGTGAGATTTTTTATTAGCATATTGGACAGAGACATTTCAATATAGTTGAACAAAGAAATCGGGAGAGAGGAACTTTATTCAAAGGGAATTCTGcgaccaaataatattttattggtttCGTTTCTAGATGGGGTGATGCTAATAAGGTGTAGTAACATTTATTGCAAGAAAAGTAGACATAGTTACTACATATATACACATCGTTGAAGAGAACTTGCCGGCCTTAGCATACGCATCATTTTATGGTCCATGAAACTCCCTCATCCCTTTCTTTTAGTTGCAGTCACTTTTGAGTGTCAAGACAATAAAAAAGTCATTTGGGTCTCCCAAATGGCATAACATAACCCTTGATATTGTAAAAATAGATGCCGATGTTATATTAAGAAAACCTTTACTAAAAAGAGTGAGTCCCAAGTTCTAACTTACTATATGGTGGCTTTCAAGTATCTGATGTTATGTTTGTATGTATAAGTCATtcgtataaatataataaaagaccAAGTTGATCAGATCAGAGTGAAGCCGGCGAGGTTGCAAGTAGCAGCTTACAAAtggcattcatccaagtccaatTCGTTTTCAAAGGGCATTCATGTAATTATGTCCATTTACAATTGActataaataaatgactaatcgTTTGCTTATTCATTCCAAGCAAGCCAGTGCTGCAGTGACAGTTGAAAAAAGAGTTAATTTTGCCCCTCATCCAAGCCAGAATATGCGTGAGATTCTTCACATTCAGGGAGGGCAATGCGGGAACCAAATAGGAACAAAGTTCTGGGAAGTGGTGTGTGATGAGCATGGGATTGATACCACAGGGCAGTACGTAGGCAACTCCGAACTTCAGCTTGAAAGAGTGAATGTTTATTACAATGAGGGAAGCAATGGACGTTACGTGCCACGGGCAGTGCTGATGGACCTTGAGCCTGGCACCATGGATGCTGCCCGCACCGGCCCTTATGGCCAGATTTTCCGGCCGGACAACTTTGTTTTCGGTCAGTCGGGCGCCGGAAACAACTTTGCAAAGGGCCATTACACTGAGGGTGCTGAGCTTATTGACTCCGTCCTTGATGTTGTTAGGAAGGAGGTTGAGAATTGTGACTGCTTGCAAGGTAATTAATAAAGTAACCAAAGATTTACTAATTTTGATTTGTTGTGTAtgctattatttatttaatggttTTGGGTTTGAATTTAATTAGGATTTCAAGTGTGCCACTCCTTGGGTGGGGGAACGGGTTCTGGAATGGGAACTCTGCTGATTTCGAAGATCAGAGAGGAATACCCTGATCGAATGATGCTCACATTCTCTGTGTTTCCATCTCCAAAGGTGTCAGACACGGTTGTTGAGCCTTATAATGCTACACTTTCTGTTCACCAGTTGGTGGAGAATGCTGATGAGTGTATGGTCCTTGATAATGAAGCGCTATATGACATCTGCTTCAGGACCCTCAAGCTCGCTACGCCTAGCTGTAAGCATAACAGCAATAGTATTAATGATCCAGCACCTATGATAAtgaagtttttttcttcttttttttacacttAATATCTGTTTTCTCTATTAATTGTTTGCAGTTGGAGACTTGAATCATTTGATATCAGCAACAATGAGTGGAGTTACTTGTTGCTTAAGATTCCCGGGTCAGCTCAACTCAGACTTAAGGAAGCTAGCAGTGAACTTGATCCCATTTCCAAGACTCCACTTTTTCATGGTGGGTTTTGCTCCCCTAACTTCTCGAGGATCACAGAACTACCGCGCACTTTCTGTCCCGGAACTGACACAACAGATGTGGGATGCCAAGAACATGATGTGTGCAGCTGATCCACGCCACGGTCGTTACTTGACAGCCTCAGCAGTGTTCAGAGGCAAAATGAGCACAAAAGAGGTGGATGAACAGATGTTAAGCGTGCAGAACAAGAACTCTTCCTACTTTGTTGAGTGGATTCCCAACAATGTCAAGTCTAGCGTCTGTGACATCCCTCCCAGAGGCCTTTCCATGGCTTCAACTTTTGTCGGTAACTCAACTTCTATACAGGAGATGTTCAGAAGAGTGAGTGAGCAGTTCACAGCCATGTTCAGAAGGAAAGCCTTCTTGCACTGGTACACGGGAGAAGGAATGGATGAGATGGAGTTTACTGAAGCAGAGAGTAACATGAATGATCTTGTAGCTGAGTATCAACAGTACCAGGATGCGGCGGCTGATGAAGATGGTGATtctgaagaagaagatgagggtGCTGAGAGCTGAAGATGTTCGATCAAATTGATGCTTCGCATGTTACAAGCAGTATCTAATCGATAATGTTGAGTTCTTTGGCTTGCTGAAGGTTATGTTTAGCTGCAGTGGTTGCAGTTCTATGTTTCTTTAACCTTTATAGAAGGGTACCCCTTCAATAACAGTTTCCTTTCTTGATATTTTCATTTACAGACTTACATTACCACAAAATGATTATTTCATAagctaatttattaaaatattataatatttgtgaTCGTCATACAATATTTTTATGCTGCAACCTGAAACTTGAATAACAAGGGTAGATGTCTTCTAGCGAAGACCCGCTGCCACTCATGATACTGGACACTTGCTACAGTGCAAGTAAAGAAGGTTGCATACTAGATCGAGTTTGAGGGGAGaataattaaattctattttatacttttttatttattttatcgtCTAATCAATCTGGAATCTGGATGATAACACATTTATGGTCAAGACTCAGTGCCACGCATCATGATATTGGACATTACCATGCAAGCATGCAAGTGAGTTTGCAGCAGGAATATTCATAAATCAATCCAATTCAATGGaattgtaaaatttatcttttcatAACAAGTAATAAATAACTAGAGCTTTGAAATTGTACATCGCAATGGATAGAAGTAGATAACTTCAAATTCTGATAAGTTATGCATCTTCTAGGAAAATTCCATAGGTAATATCTGTGCAATGATGTTAATAATATAACTGAAACTGGGGATGTAAACTGTACATCGTAAACTTCATATATACAGCATTAATAGAAACAGACAGGTTGGCTGAGTGCTTTGCAGTCTTGAAACGTTTCCAATAACCCTCGCCCCaagcaaattatttatttatttatttttttctaaatgggGAGTTAAATTTACAATGAGGCAGTAGAGTATTCCAATTCTAAAAATCGCCACTAAAAAAGGgagaatttaatttaaggaCCTAAAAATCAAGTTTACCATGTTCAAAGATCGAACTATAGTTTGGTTTATAGAACAAATGCCTTTGGTCACCATGCCCAAAAGTTTGTTTATTGTGTTATAGTCCTTGAGACCAAACTTTTGAAATGAACAGCCATAGTATGACTTTTAAGGTCCCAAAATGCAAAACTccctttagaaaaaaaaaaaaaaaaaaacattcttttgGACACGttaaatgtgattaattattGAACCAGAACAAATACCTTCCGCTGTCATGTCCAAAAGTTCGTTTATTATGTTATGGTCCTTCAGACCAAACTTTTGAAATGAACAGGCATACTATTCATTCAAAATGATGAATATGCCTCTTTTAGGTTAGGCATTTCTTTCCTACTCGGGCATTCATTTCAGAACTCTTTGGTTTGTCTCATTATAGTGACTGTGTCTAGATGAGATACGGTTCAGCTGATCGTATCCAGCAAGCACCCCAGCTCCTGCCATGCCAAGAAGCATATTTGCGGTAACTCCTCGAAATAGAGCTCGGAAACCCTCCTGTCGAACAATCTCTTGAAATGCATGTATTGCAGTACAGTACTTGTTTGGATGCCCAGAGGTGAGCATCATTCGCCGGCGCAATGTGTCGAAAGGGTATGCACAAACCCCTGAAAAAGTTGTGATGCTCCAACCTAATAAGAAACTAGCAAGAAACTTCCCCTGCAGAAAATAAATCAAGAGACCCACATTGGACTGCCAGGGCATAAGAGAACAGAACAAACACTCAAAGTGCTATACAATCAAGAGATGCATCTACAAAAGGTTATTTGACTTATGTCTTGAAGATGGATGTTCAAACTCAAGGGTTCAATTATCAATGTAAATTTGCATAATCTAGGGGTGCTACAATAATTGGTCCACATTCCACTGTGACACAAACCAAAGAGATTACTTGTCCAGTAGCAATAGAAGGCAAAAATTCTCAGTTAAAATAATCAAGTATTAACTATATATTTTCCCATTGACTCTTTTGTAAAAGTGTAAATGCTTAGTTGCTTACCTCAAAAGGCCCAACTAAAACAATAGGCTTCATGGTGTCATAGATCCCAAAGTACATCCCTCGATACAAGGTGATTCCCCATATTGAAATCCCAAATCCCCTGTACAAGCCAGCAATTCCATCACTTGATAAGGTCTTCCGGTATACATCAATTAGTCCTTTAAACTGGCGTTGACTGGTAACACGGCACTCTATTGCATCGGTGCCCAACCTAGTACGTGCATAATCTAAATGATACAGAAGTAGTGATGTAGTCGCTCCTGCAGCACTGCCTGAAGCCACATTCCCAGCAAACCACTTAATGTACCCGTCTCTCTCTTTGGAATACCCAAAAATGCTTTTGAAGTAACCTTTGAATGCAAAATTGAAAGCCTATAGACCAATTAACTGTTTGctcaaacattattttaaaagaaaaaaagaaaactattatTTGAGACACCTGATTCCAGGAATTGGTGGGAACACAAAGCAGTAAAAACAAACAGATGGATTTTCTCCCATATGTATGGGCTGTTATTTTATGGAAGTGCCATGACCCAGCTAATAATATTTGACAAGCATTAACAATTTGACAGGAAAAGCAGAAAGCAAGCTCAAAGGGTAATGTACCAAAGAACAAACTGGAATGATCATATGTCAATGGATGAGATTGCATGCACAGTAAATGTTACATCATGGCATGAAATGATTTTGGATAAGAAATTGGCACAAGTCAAGGCTCTGAGATAACATACACTTCAATTTAATTGAGAGTAGATAAAGAAACAAGGATGAAAGGAAAATTAAGTTAACAGATACTACCTCTAATTGAATATCTAAGGTCCATAGATGACAGAGAACACAAAATCCATGAACAAAAGAATTTGGGTATATTAATTGGTTTGCAATTGCATTTTTAGTAAGCAGCACAAGAAATAATTACCCTGATATATTTAAGGGCTAAGTTACTACATATCACTCAGCAGACCTGATAACTGTCATGCTcactcttttgttttctttttctctttccttgGTTTCATTTTGTTGAAGTTCCATTAAAAAGCAGAAACAAAACCCTACAAAGTTATAACAGGCAATAGTCCATTTAACTCATAGGAGTGACAAAtagaaagaaagtgaaaataaatagTGGGGTTGGGGATTCAGGTCTTTAACATCAATCAGGATGTTGGTGAAGTGAATAACTCACTTGTGTGGGGAAATATCGGATAATATTGGCCTGGTGTCCTCTCCAAAAGGCAATCAAACCCTCTTCCATGAAGACCCTCTTAAAGCCATCAGACACACCCAAGTATGGTTTTTTGAGCTGTCCTCTTTTAATCATTTCACCTTGGTTTTGCAATAAAAGCTTCACTCTCTCAATTGGTGCCGCTGCACTCTTTGATATGATTGCTGCTACTCCCCCCATCACAAAGTCCTTTGAAAATTTCTCATATGTTGATTTTACCATTTTTGGTCTCTAACCTCTAATCCTGACAGTTAACAAGACATGAATATCAATTTTCAAACTTTCCAATGAAAATATGCGGGTTCAGATTAATTTATGCATGCATTCAATCATATTAAGCtgttcaaaatcaattctactCGACTTTAAACCATACAAGTATATGCTAGCTTTGACAATGGGGTCCACAGTGCACACCTGAGCAAAATATAGGTGAGGAAGAACCTGGTAATCTATCGCATTGCAGGTTTATGGAGAAGCAGTATCCCTTCTATAATCTGCAAGTGGACATCTGAAAATGATAAATTCTGATGCATTCAAATTGGTAGGATTCTAAATTTGATGGATTAAAAAGCTTAATGAATAACAGAACGTGGTGGGTCTTggttggaaaaaagaaaaagaaaaattgaaagatgGT from Glycine soja cultivar W05 chromosome 8, ASM419377v2, whole genome shotgun sequence includes:
- the LOC114421285 gene encoding ADP,ATP carrier protein ER-ANT1-like isoform X2 produces the protein MVKSTYEKFSKDFVMGGVAAIISKSAAAPIERVKLLLQNQGEMIKRGQLKKPYLGVSDGFKRVFMEEGLIAFWRGHQANIIRYFPTQAFNFAFKGYFKSIFGYSKERDGYIKWFAGNVASGSAAGATTSLLLYHLDYARTRLGTDAIECRVTSQRQFKGLIDVYRKTLSSDGIAGLYRGFGISIWGITLYRGMYFGIYDTMKPIVLVGPFEGKFLASFLLGWSITTFSGVCAYPFDTLRRRMMLTSGHPNKYCTAIHAFQEIVRQEGFRALFRGVTANMLLGMAGAGVLAGYDQLNRISSRHSHYNETNQRVLK
- the LOC114421284 gene encoding tubulin beta chain-like; this encodes MTNRLLIHSKQASAAVTVEKRVNFAPHPSQNMREILHIQGGQCGNQIGTKFWEVVCDEHGIDTTGQYVGNSELQLERVNVYYNEGSNGRYVPRAVLMDLEPGTMDAARTGPYGQIFRPDNFVFGQSGAGNNFAKGHYTEGAELIDSVLDVVRKEVENCDCLQGFQVCHSLGGGTGSGMGTLLISKIREEYPDRMMLTFSVFPSPKVSDTVVEPYNATLSVHQLVENADECMVLDNEALYDICFRTLKLATPSFGDLNHLISATMSGVTCCLRFPGQLNSDLRKLAVNLIPFPRLHFFMVGFAPLTSRGSQNYRALSVPELTQQMWDAKNMMCAADPRHGRYLTASAVFRGKMSTKEVDEQMLSVQNKNSSYFVEWIPNNVKSSVCDIPPRGLSMASTFVGNSTSIQEMFRRVSEQFTAMFRRKAFLHWYTGEGMDEMEFTEAESNMNDLVAEYQQYQDAAADEDGDSEEEDEGAES
- the LOC114421285 gene encoding ADP,ATP carrier protein ER-ANT1-like isoform X1 — translated: MVKSTYEKFSKDFVMGGVAAIISKSAAAPIERVKLLLQNQGEMIKRGQLKKPYLGVSDGFKRVFMEEGLIAFWRGHQANIIRYFPTQAFNFAFKGYFKSIFGYSKERDGYIKWFAGNVASGSAAGATTSLLLYHLDYARTRLGTDAIECRVTSQRQFKGLIDVYRKTLSSDGIAGLYRGFGISIWGITLYRGMYFGIYDTMKPIVLVGPFESNVGLLIYFLQGKFLASFLLGWSITTFSGVCAYPFDTLRRRMMLTSGHPNKYCTAIHAFQEIVRQEGFRALFRGVTANMLLGMAGAGVLAGYDQLNRISSRHSHYNETNQRVLK